A window of Desulfobotulus pelophilus contains these coding sequences:
- the rimP gene encoding ribosome maturation factor RimP, whose protein sequence is MIQRVHDLAQPLLESQGLELVLADLVLEDGRRILRIFLDKPGGITLDDCVRFAKEFGYLLDIHINIPGQYSLEVSSPGINRPLVKPWDFERFAGETVRVRTRIPIDGQRNFRGELLGITEGMVHIKLEEKTAAISFGEIHSARLCRD, encoded by the coding sequence TTGATTCAACGCGTTCATGATCTTGCCCAGCCCCTTCTGGAATCTCAGGGACTGGAGCTTGTTCTGGCAGATCTGGTTTTGGAAGACGGTCGACGAATTCTCCGTATCTTTCTGGACAAACCGGGCGGGATAACTCTGGACGACTGCGTCCGTTTTGCAAAGGAGTTCGGTTACCTGCTGGACATTCACATCAACATTCCCGGCCAGTACAGTCTTGAGGTATCTTCTCCTGGCATCAACCGGCCCCTTGTCAAGCCCTGGGATTTTGAACGTTTTGCCGGGGAAACAGTACGGGTTCGCACCCGGATTCCCATAGACGGCCAGCGCAATTTCAGAGGTGAACTTCTGGGCATCACCGAAGGCATGGTGCACATCAAGCTCGAGGAAAAGACCGCTGCCATTTCCTTCGGGGAAATTCATTCAGCACGGCTCTGCCGGGATTAA